One Vicia villosa cultivar HV-30 ecotype Madison, WI unplaced genomic scaffold, Vvil1.0 scaffold7, whole genome shotgun sequence genomic window carries:
- the LOC131643098 gene encoding glycine-rich protein 2-like, which yields MSSRLSGKVKWFNDQKGFGFITPDDGTEELFVHQSQIQTDGFRSLAEGESVEYQVESDSDGRSKAVQVTGPDGASVQGSKRGGGGGGYGGGGGYGGGGGGYNSGGGGGYGGSRGGGGYGGGGGGYGGGGGGYGGGGRGGGRGGGGGGACYNCGESGHLARDCSSGGSGGGGGGRYGGGGGGGGGGGGSCYSCGESGHFARDCPTSTR from the coding sequence ATGAGTTCTAGGTTATCTGGGAAGGTGAAGTGGTTCAATGATCAGAAGGGGTTTGGATTCATTACCCCTGATGATGGTACCGAGGAGCTTTTTGTTCACCAATCTCAGATCCAGACTGATGGTTTCCGGAGCCTTGCTGAGGGAGAGTCTGTTGAGTATCAGGTTGAATCTGATTCCGATGGACGATCCAAGGCTGTGCAGGTGACTGGACCTGATGGTGCGTCTGTGCAGGGAAGCAAGCGTGGTGGTGGAGGCGGTGGTTACGGTGGAGGAGGTGGTTATGGAGGAGGTGGTGGTGGTTACAACAGTGGCGGTGGAGGTGGTTATGGTGGAAGCAGAGGCGGAGGAGGATATGGTGGAGGTGGCGGTGGATATGGTGGAGGAGGAGGCGGTTATGGTGGTGGTGGACGAGGAGGAGGACGCGGTGGAGGCGGCGGTGGTGCCTGCTATAACTGCGGTGAATCTGGTCACTTGGCGAGGGATTGCAGCTCTGGTGGAAGCGGTGGAGGAGGTGGTGGAAGATACGGAGGCGGTGgtggtggaggtggtggtggcgGTGGAAGCTGCTACAGCTGTGGAGAGTCTGGTCATTTTGCCAGAGATTGCCCTACCAGTACCCGTTAG